A stretch of DNA from Ammospiza nelsoni isolate bAmmNel1 chromosome 10, bAmmNel1.pri, whole genome shotgun sequence:
CTGGTGATAAAAAGTGCAAAATATACAGACAGAGCCAATATTCCACAGTTAACAGCctggtatttttgttttaacagCCACCTCTGTACAAAGACCAGCCAAATTCCATATGCAACTTAGCACAGAAATTCCAAGTTACCCTCCCTCAAGCATTTCTGTTCTGCCCTCCAGAACTGCCATATCCAACCAGTGAACTTTAGAGTGAGGTTTTTCCTGCCTCTAAAATACATTACCCAGagcattttgtttaaaatgtttttactgTCTCAAAGATTCTATTCAAAAGCTCGTAAAACAacaattttgcatttttgtatttctactttccttctattttatttcagtctgTACTAACCAACCAGTTCCCTGGTAACATGTGCTTTAACCAGCCTGCCCAATATCCCTGTAAATTTAATTACTATTGTCTCTGAAATGAACAAACTGAAGTAGCTCATCTCAGTTTTTTTAAGGAGATACCACCCCAGAACTCACATTATGAGGACACTCCAGCTGCAAAGCAAATCCCAGACTCTCTAGAGCAGGCATTGCTTTTTGAAGTATTAAAGAcccaccaagaaaaaaaaaaaaaggcaaaacctgaaaagacagaaacaataaaaatttcACAATATACCATGTTTGAATTGCACCTTACACTGCTATTACTGCAGGACCTCCACAACAATGTTTATATTCCATACCCAGACACTGCTGGCCGTAGGGCAGCTGGTGAGCTGGTTTATTTTGGCTACAGCAAAGCACAACCTTGCTCCTCGAAAGCAGCTGATGAACTCTCTGCTCCCAAAGCAGCCTTTGGGCACTTGCCACATGGACCAGGCTACATCCAACTTTACTCTCCTCGCTCCCCACTGCTGTTAAACTACTAAGAGTATATTTAGAACAGATAATAACAAGAAATTGttctctgtgagggtgctggcacaggtgtccagagaagctgcggctgcccctggatccctggaagtgtccaaggccagtttggatggggcttggaggaacctgggctagtggaaggtgtccctgcccatggcaggggtggaactggatgagctttaacgTCCCTTCCAATACCAACCATGCTgcatttctgtgattctaacCCATCCTGCTTGGCCTTTGGGATAAACACAGAAAGCAGCCACGGAAAGCAGGCAGaaacacagggagcagcagcagcagctttcgCAGGGACGGACAGACGCGGGGCCGCCAGCACCGGGGACCGGCGGGCTCTGACAGCGCGGGGCCCGGAGCGCGGCTCTCCCGCTGGAACCCCGGCCGGGCCCCGACCGCGGCTCTCCGCACTGACTCCTGCCGCTGTCCCCGGGGCTCTCCGCACTGACTCCTGCCGCTGTCCCCGGGGCTCTCCGCACTGACTCCCGCCGCTGTCCCCGGGGCTCTCCGCACTGACTCCCGCCGCTGTCCCCGCCGTTCCCGGGGCTCGCCCCGCTGCCCGCAGCGCCCGGCGCGGCGCTCCCGGGGGCGGGGGGCgaggcggggccggcggggcccACAGGAAGCGGGGCcgagcggcggggccgcggccggggcgggcgggggcagcggggccggagcGGAGGGAGCGGAAGGACAGCGGGGGAAGCAGCGAGGGGCGATCCGCGACCCGGGCGCGCCCGCcgcaggcccggcccggccggggcCGCACAAAGGGCGGGGGGCGCGGCCGGCAGGTGTGAGCGGACTCACCGGGTGGGGCGGCGCCGCCGCCTCGGCGGACGGACGGAAGGACGGACGGAAGGAACGGGGCTgagcggggcggcggcgggaccGGGagccggcggggcggcggcggcggggccggagggGAAGCGGAACCGCCGCGCGTGGCCACAGCccgcgggggcgggggcggggcggaGCATTGCCGCGGGGGCACCGCCCGCCGCGCGCCGGAAGCTGAGTCACCGCGGGGCATGACGGGAGTTGTAGTCCGCCCCggctggccttgggcactgccagggatccaggggcagccacagcttctctgttcctgttcctcctctgtgctcagctctccctcctgccctgaaaGGGGCTCATTTTGTATCTTCTGTGTGgatacagctcagaacaaacCATCCTTCCTGCCACCAGCCTGGGGTCCTTCTCAGAGCCCACCTGGCCCAGGGTCCcacctctgctggcagcagcaggacacacagagctctgtgctgcccctTCCAGCTGGAAATACAGCTTCCAAGACATCCAGCAGGAACGCAGCACATATGTACCCTCAAGGCTTCTCCCCCAAAATTCCCGTGGTCCATTTAATCTTCCATGATCTCTCCAAGCTTCCACATGCCCTGGGGGCTGGATCTCAACTCCTCTGTGCACCCAAGTTTGCAGCAACATCTGATGTTCCTTGTGCAaggagcaggacagcaggagctccccttccccagctctcagGGAAAGGATCCACGCACACCCCaatcctccctgcagctccaggcacatccCAATTTCCAGCTTCCAGCCAACacctgtgtgctgtgtgctcccTCACTCTCAGagaagctctgcagagccacagaacccctgtccctgcagatgtGCGCGTTTTCCAGGAACACCATTCCCAAGTGACCCCCACCCAAtcccctgcaggcacagccatgCTTTCACTGCTCTTCCCAcgtttgcttttcctttctgacTCAGCCCAGCCACTGCTAATTCACCCCTGGAGAAGCCACAGCAGGTTTGTGGCTTCACCCTTCCCTGGccttcctccccatccctcctcacctctctgtgctgccttggCCTCCTACACCCAATCcctctcagctccagctccatttGCAGAATCCTgacccccctccctcccttctgtCTCCCTCCCCAAggagggttttttattttggtttttgttgttttgttttgggggtttttttatacCCATTTCTTTGTGATTCAAAAAGCCTTAATCCCCAACGCACCTTCAATGCCCCatccccttttctttcctccttacTCATATTAAGGATGAGTAAGGGGGATCTTTGTGTCCAACCCTCCTTGTGGTGGTCTCTTGCCAAGAACTCCTGAACATTTCATTCCTGTCTCCAAAACTGCCAGAATTTTGGCAGAGGACTTACAGCTCCTCCTCTGATCTCTGTGATCCCTCTGAAGCTGGCACTTGAATCCCCCTGCATGGCACTCCTGCTAAATTCTGTGCTGCCTCAGTGACAGCAGTTTCTGCTCTGAGAGAGAGATTCACTGGCAAATTCCTTTGTAATTAACACTGCTATGGTTATCAGATTAATTACAGCTTGTAAGGAAAAATGTGTCTGCTGTATTTATAATACAAGTGCTGTGGATTtaaaaacagcaaatatttacCACAACAAAACCCACCCCTTGTGAAGCTCTGCCATTCCTCTCATATTTTACATTAATCAGAATCAATTACTTAGGTTCAGTTGAAAAGGTGATTGATGGAAATCTTGATATACACTTTACCTCCATATTTTTTCCACCtgcaatattttttgtttcattcccattccccttcCCCAGGTTTTTGATTTAGCTGAGGGATTCAACCTGTGATTTTCAACTGGTGTTTAAAAACAGGCAATGGAATCCTGTCCCTCAGCTCTGGCAAACTGGGATTATTGCCATTCCAAGGGTCTGGTTCCAAACCTCCAGAGCACAGGAACAAACTGAGCTCTGGGAATGAAACACCCCACTTGGAGACAAGTGACACACTGCTGGTCCCAGTGCTGGACAGCCCAAATCTCTCTTTGATGGTTTCCCAAGGGATTCACTCTGTTCAATTCCAACAGAAGAAAGATGCCCAAAGGACAAGGATGAAAGGAATTTCAttcactctcacacacacactcacccAGATTCACTGCTTTGACTGATTTACTCGAGGTTAATGGGGATAAAATCTCTTTTCTCCACACAGGTTACTGtgggctcccagtgccacctaCTGACAGCTGCAGACAGTGCTCGAGCCttgctgctccagagcctctctgcttttccattAGCTCATTTCCTCTCCATTTCCTTCTATTTATCAACTGTCCTGGAGACTGAAGGTACATCTTCTAAATATTTGCTTCTGGTCACTATTCTGTCCCTCACTTTCATCTTCCAAGGGTTTCTTTCCACTCATGAAATAGGGTGAAATTTCTTCAGATTTTCTAAACTCTTTCAATTCTGACCagttgttcagtctggagaaaaggaggctcaggggaacCTTCACTCTCTCCACAACTCCTGACAGGACATGGAGCCAGGTGAGGGTTGggctcttctcccaggaaacagggacaggacaagaggaaacagcctcaaggtgtgccaggggaggttcaggctggataTTGGGAAAGGTTCCTCTTGGGAAGggttgtccagccctggcacagctgcccagagccatccctggaggggtttCACAGACCTGTGGatgtggcccttggggacacagCTTAGGAGTGGCTttgccagcactgggggaatggttggactcaaggatcttagagggcttttccagccttaatgactctgtgattctaatTAGGCCAAGAGCAGCCAATTCCTCAGTCATTAGGATGGGAGAGATTATTGACACATCCCAGGTAGGCACAGAATGTCTCTTCACAAATTCATACATAACACATCTGCACAACAGgcttaaaattcaaaatttttaatTACTCAATGATGTTTTTCATACCCTTAATAACCAATCCCTGAGTGAATAAATACAAACACCTCTGTGAGAGGCAGCACTATATTAGAAGCAGGCTCTGGGCCAGGAGGAGGGAATAGGAGCCCCAAACCCACTCCTGATTGTTGCCTCATTGCCCACAGCAGTGCTTTCAGCTTTTTGAGGCTTTTTCCTACTCTCCATCTGCTTTGGATATTGACAACACACCCAGAATGTCTTGTGGGCTGTGAAAGGCATTTGTAAACATGATGAGCCAAAGGAACCATAACCCATTATGGGACATTGCACCCCATAAGATATAAATAtcagcagagcaggatgcaCCCAGGAGCCCAGTGCAATGTGCAGTTagctgtgctggagggagctcagccaCGCCACATTCCCCAGGTCACTGTGAGAAGTGTCCATActtgcaggcagcagccaggatcaggccagagcagagccctgtggtgAGCAGGGTCAGGGCACACACCAGGGAactgtgctccctgtgccccacaggaACCCTCAGCATCAATTCCTCACATAcctacaaagaaaaataaatatataacacTCATTTGACCAGTTGTTTCTTTTTGAGAGGATGAGGAACCAGACCCTGATTTAATTAGCCCTTGGCTAAAGCTTCTTCTGGGATTCAATATCAGAACCAGGATGGGATATCTCCTTTTAATTCCCAGCCATTccactgctgcactgcagagctcaggaaatGGATCTGCTGCCACCTGTACCCCtggatctctgctcctgctccagccactgAGGGTATGTCTGGaatgctgcagggagagcagctcccaaGCTGAGCTCAGACCACTAAGCAGACAGATTTCTCCAAAGTCAACAaacatttggtttttttcattgatACAGGAAGCTGCAAAATGTTTATGGACAACAGCTACAGAGGTACCAGTGGTCTGCAGGTACCTTAAACATAGGAAGGTGTCACAGatatgttttatgaaaaatcctttccttaggattttttctcctgagaggctgagaggcctcagaaatgaaatgcaaacaatggttatctgctgctgtggaatgcaacaggtgcatctgtgattggtccatgtggttgtttttaattaatggccaatcacagtcagctgtcttggactctggtcagtcacaagattttattttcattccattcctttctattccttgctggccttctgatgaaatcctttcttctattcttttagtatagttttaatatatcattttcttttaatataatatatataataaaataataaatcagccttctgatacatggagtcaagattctcatctcttccctcgtcctgggacccctgtgtgACCTGTACAGGAAGGTACATGTGTTACAACAacaacagattattttttttatataaatcagTCTAATTTCTGAATCTCTACACTGCTGTGGTACTTTTGGACATCAAAGGCAGTTGTTGGCCACACTAAAGATTCAACTTTCCTTGGTTTTGAACACAGTAAGAAACTTCACCTTTTCCTAAACGTTTACCCAACCAGGTAACAACCAAGCAAACAGAAGTGGCCTTTTTTTAGGATGCTACTCCTTAAATCTTTGCAGTTTTACCATTACTTTAGCTAGATTATCATCTTCCCCTCTGAAGCACCAGCATTATAAAGACTTTTCTTAATTTGACCAGTGCCAATTACATCCTAGGATTCCAAACtagtaaggggaaaaaaaaggtcaggAGAGCACAATCCCTGTAAACACAGGAGAAGGGCAGAATGACCCCCACTAAAAGCTagtcagaaaggaaaaaaggattaaaaattaATCCAGAAAGGTATGAATCACAGCAAAAAGGCAACAGTTGTTAAAAATAACCAGAGGGAGAACTCACAGGTCTGTGTTTTGTGGTGTGCCACTGACAGGAACTGTTGGTGTCAGATGAGCAGGGAGTGTCCACTTCAGCAGGTTCCCAGCACTCTGCAGACAGCTGACCTAGGGAAAGCATTCCTGCATCaccaggagccaggcaggatAAGCAATCAGCCTGCAAGCTTTTTCCAAATAAGGGATTTTTCCCCTACAACAGCTCAACAGAATCTATTCTGTGGGAGCCAAGTGGTGAAACTTCTCTGCATGGTCAAAGTGACACTGGGCAGTCTTTGCTGTGGACTTTACAACTCTTCCCTTCCTGATACAGCAGGAACCCAAGAAAGAATCTCACCTGTGTGGTATCTTGGCCCTTCTGCCCTTAACAGGGCAAAGAATTCCTGGTCAGCCTGCAGATCCCTCAACTTCAGCCATGTAGTTAGAATTTCCCCCAAAGTAAGTAAGGCCATTTCTCTTCTTGGCCTCCTGTCAGCACACAAAACATCTCCTTTCCAAAACTTTAAATCCTTCCCCATTAATCATTAATAATAACAGTTTTCCTGCTCATAACTAGTAAATGTGCCAGGAATATTTAACACCCTTTTTTAAGTGACCAGGTAGTCTTGCCTGCCCCTGTGCTTATCCCAGAAAATCATTGctcaaataatgaaaaagtaaagaaaaaggaGTTGAAAATCATGAGTGTGCCTGACTTGGCAGGAATGATTTTGTGAAGGGACACAAAATTTGTAACAAAAATATAGGATTTCATTGTTCACATAACTTGAAATATTAACTGTAATTATTATAAATGCATTGATTGTAATTATTATAAATgtataattaaaatgtaattattgaTATTAATTGGATATCAGGCTCTTGTTTCACCAGAGTTTGAGACTCCAACCATTCCAAGCTTCGGGCACAGTTTCCTACATTCCCCCTTCATATAAAGGGAATTCAGCAATAGTGTCAGAAGccatataatacattataaatgtattattaaaatgtaattattgaTATTAATTGGATGTCAGGTTCTTGTTTCACCAGAGTTTGAGACTCCAACCATTCCAAGCTTTGGGCACAGTTTCCTGCATTCCCCCTTCATATAAAGGGAATGCAGCAATAGTGTCAGAAGCCATTTGAACACTTTGATTACTATAAATAGGTGACAGTGGCTACTGAACATACCCTGCACATCTCTAGCTGCCAAGGGAAAAGTGGTCAGAGCAGGGGCCCTTTGGCAAACCAGGACCATGACAAACACATGTCGTGACAAGATCCCAGACACAGCCAGATTTGGGACTGCCCAGGAGCACCAGTGAGGATCtcaccatggcagcagcagagcagcacctgtgggctctgcagagccaccaAGGCCTGGTGTGTTCCCTGGGCAGTGGTAGCAAGATGACAAGATCCCAGACACAGCCAGCTTTGGGACTGCACCAATGGGGATCtcaccatggcagcagcagagcagcacctgagggctctgcagaggcacCGAGGCCTGGTGTGTGCCCCGGGCTGGGCGGTGGTAGCAAGATGACAAGATCCCAGACACAGCCAGCTTTGGGATGCCCAGGAGCACCAGTGAGGATCtcaccatggcagcagcagagcagcacctgagggctctgcagaggcacCGAGGCCCGGTGTGTGCCCCGGGCTGGGCGGTGGTAGCGGGCGTGCACGGGCACGGTGCCGCGGAAGCAGCGGGAGCAGCGCGACTCCGgctccaggaacagcagcagcacagcagcctgagccAGGTACTCAGGAGCCTCCACATCAATGGCAGCAGGGAACAGCACTGCCTGCAAGCAGGGAGAGACACAGCACTGGTTGGGATGGAAATCAGGAATTGTTTCCCCTCCTCGTTCCGACACTGAGAGTGATTTTGTGGTCAGGGTGATCAGGTTGGGAATTCCTGAATTCCCAGCCTTAAGCTGTTCCAAAATACCTTTCCAAGACTGTGTGGGAAAAGTTCACAGTGTCACTGTGCCTACAGCCAGACCTGTGAGGTGTCAGCTCAATCATGGTGCCCACAGCCTTTGCACCCATGTTTTAGGCCAATTAAGCACCTAAGCAGATAAAAGCCACAACCTTTGCACATCTCTAAAGTGAGGCAAAgactgggcagcagcacagaaagctgGGTTGAAAATGAAGCTGCTCAGTCCAACCACACAGCATGTAATTTAGAGCTCACCAGCACCTCTCTGGGAGTTTCTGTGGTGGTggtcacaggggtcccaggatgagggaagagatgaggattaAGGCTGAAGgctgattaattattttatgatatatattacattaaaagaaaatgatatattaaaactatactaaaagaatagaagaaaggatttcatcagaaggctaacaaagaaagaaaaggaatgataataaaatcttgtgactctcagagagtctgagacagctggactttgatttgccattaattaaaaacaaccacatgagaccaatcacagatgcacctgttacattccacagcagcagataatcaatgtttttcttttcttctgaggcttctcaggagaaaaatcctggcaaagggatttttcaaaaaatatcatggctacaggTTTCCCTTCCACCTTCTGAACCCCAGCCCCTTTTAGCACAGCTGCTCGCCTGGGGCtaagagaggagcagcagctccctggtacatcccctgtgtgtgacaatatcagcagcaccaggggatGCCAAGCAAGCTGAGCTACAAGGAGACACCAGGAAGATTAATTTGTTTGGCACCTCCTTCCAGGAATAATCACCTTGTTCCAATGAGCCAGGCAATGAGCAGACATTCCAAATCCCTGAGTCCTTCCCTGGCTCACTGGCACATCTGCTGGGGCCATTACCTTGGTCaggttgtgctgctgcagcgTTGCCAGCTCGTAGGGATCCACGTAGAGTCCTGGTGGCAGATGCACCTGAGCTGCCACTGCACATCCTCCTGCATCCTCCCCCAGCTCCACCTTCACCAGCAGGTCCCTTCAAACAGCAACAGGAGCAAAACATTTACACCCACACTTCAAAAGTGGGACACAAGATCCCCGTGAGACATTTCTCAGATGAGATGAGCTCTCACACCGAGCGCAGCCCATTCTGATCACACTTCCCTGTCCAGCCTTCTTAACCTCAACCCCACATCCACGGCCAAAATGAAGTTTCACTTCTTTGTTAATGACTCAAAACCACCAATGGCCTCCACAAAGGTTTTACAAAGGGGCCTCCTATTTTCCCTCCACTACAGCTGGTTAATCCCTTGGTGCTGTTAATACATTCCCAGGGATCATGGCCCAGGGAGTTGATACAATTCCACATGAAAAGACGTTTCTTCCAACAGAAGATCCTggtgctggagggcagggagaggactCACCTGTGAAACccctccttcagcagctcctgtgtgacACTGGTGACCCGACAGGCTGCCTGCACATCTAAGGTGACACAGAGCCAACAGTGTAACAGCACAGCTACCACAGGAGCTGGAAAAGTTTTATAACCCACGAACGCCTCAtctgcaaacctctcccagAAGAAGGGAAGCAGTACTTGACTGTGACCAAAGAGCAGAAGAGCTTTCTTGGTTCACTGGCCAAGCCATAGTtgcaggatggtttgggttagaagaaACCTTCAAGCCCATCTTGAAGGTGGGTTCTAACCCTCAGCTTTGGGCAGGGATGCATTCCCAagaccagggtgctccaggTCTGTCCTTCAAcacttccagccacagctgctctgggcaagctgtgccagaaCCTcgccaccctcacagggaagaattccgtcccaaaatcccatctaaccctgccctctggcagtgggagccattccctgtgtcctgtccctccatcccctgtccccagtccctctccagctctcctggagcccctttaggcactgacAGAgactctgagctctccctggagccttcccttccccaggcgGAACACCCCCACCTCTCCCAGTCTGGCTCCCTAACCCTGCCCGCCCCGCGCTCCTTTCCCGGCGCGGTTCCCCGCGGGCACTCACGGAGGGCGCAGAGCAACgcgcccagcccggccccgacCCGCACCggcccgcgccgcccgcccgccatGGCGGCCCGCTCCTCACGGCCCGCGCGGGCTGCCCCTCGCGCCGCCTGACCGCGCGGGGCCCGCCCACGCCTTGCTGCGCGACGCCGTGTTCCGCAGGCGTTGCTGTGGGCAGCCCGAACGGGGCCTTGGGCAGACGGGGCCTTTGCCGCTGGggctcggcggcggcggcggagtCATGGCAACCGCCCGGAGCGGCTGGACCGCCCCGGGGgaggagcgggagcgggaggagatggagatggagccggaggaagaggaggaggaaggagaagaggaagaaatgtgTTTCTACGCCCCCCGAGGTGAGGGGACAGGGCGAGAATGTAAGGGAGACTGGGAGTGCCTGGAGCGGGGCCAGCGGAGGGAgagcctggagcatctccatgCCCAGGCaaggctgagggagccgggcctgcagaagctgtggaggaaggacCTGGAGCGTGTGGGTGCCCAGGCaaggctgagggagccggggctgcccagcctggagaggagccccagctgagaggggccctcagccctggctggccctggctgcagggaggggcagagcagggccgggctctgctccaggcccagcaatggcaccggagccacgggcagggactgagcccaggcagctccacctGCACATGAGCAAGAACTTTCCTGGGCAGTGACCGAGCCCTGAACAGAGCCCAGAGAGGGTGCGGAGTCTCCTCACTGGGGATATCCCAGAGCTGTCTGGGCACAGTGTGTGCCATGGGTAGGTGGCACCAGATGGACTCCGTGgtccctcctgcctctccaggaTGGGCCCGGCTGGGAGGGaccagcccggccctgccccgctgcccctcGAGCTCGGAGCTCGGGGCTCGGCCGCTCGTGCGGCTCAACTGCGGCTCTGAACGGCCCCGGGCACTGGCACACACCCCGAAGCCACCGGTGACACCGGCAGGGAAGGGCCCAGCCCGGTTACCGGGAGAGCCAAACGCTCTTTGCCGCAGACCCGAAGAGCTGCTCCCGTTTGTGCTTCTCATCTTCGTGCAATCCCGGAACGGTTTGGGCTGGAGGGATCTTAAAGCTCCTCTCGTTCcatcctctgccatgggcagggacaccttccactgctcCACGTTCCTCCAAATCCccaccagcctggcactggaaattttccatttttaaggaCATTACTGCATGTTCAAACTCTTTCCTGTGTGATTTTTTGCAAAGGAAGAAGTGTTTCCAATTCTGCCTCAAAGCAGCTTTTCAACATTAATGCGATTTTTCTTAATGTGGAGAAATACATTGATTTTTGGGGGGTAAAATATGTTACTTTGCCTTACTGCAGCCTGGAAATCGCCTTCATGTTTGACATATTTTCActcatttaaaacaaattttttcaTAGGTTTTaaaccaataaaaatattaaaccaaTACAAACATTTAAACCAATAAAAACATTGGGTTTTAaccaatttattttattcaaaataaaagtaACACCTGCGCTCAGTGCTGTTCACTGAGCTGGGAAACAGATCTGCAACACATTTGGATTTTTAAGTCCCCtctaatttaatttcataattAAATTAGGATGGGGTTTAAGCCCATTCTGACCCAAGCCACTCTGGGGTTCTGTGATTTTGCTGAACTCCTGACAAaaagagcagcactgagtgTCACTGCcatattttctagaaaaatccctttgcccagggtttctctcctgggaagctgagaagcccccagagaaaaaggaaaacaatattatctcctttgcttctcctgtatttgctgctttggaatgtggttggagattgttcatccaacatgtgaattgtttttacttaatatCCAGTCACAGTCAggctgtgtcgggactctggaatcagtcacaggtttttcattagtatcttgttctctaagtatcctttctctattctttagcatagttttag
This window harbors:
- the PIGX gene encoding phosphatidylinositol-glycan biosynthesis class X protein, with the protein product MAGGRRGPVRVGAGLGALLCALHVQAACRVTSVTQELLKEGFHRDLLVKVELGEDAGGCAVAAQVHLPPGLYVDPYELATLQQHNLTKAVLFPAAIDVEAPEYLAQAAVLLLFLEPESRCSRCFRGTVPVHARYHRPARGTHRASVPLQSPQVLLCCCHGQLSAECWEPAEVDTPCSSDTNSSCQWHTTKHRPVCEELMLRVPVGHREHSSLVCALTLLTTGLCSGLILAAACKYGHFSQ